A single genomic interval of Salmo trutta chromosome 13, fSalTru1.1, whole genome shotgun sequence harbors:
- the cox7a1 gene encoding cytochrome c oxidase subunit 7A1, mitochondrial gives MNHLLKLPRLATRAFSTTTKQMKNKVPDNQKIFQADNGLPVHIKGGTTDVLLYRLTMTITLAGTGYSLFWILCACQPKGK, from the exons ATGAATCACCTACTG AAGCTGCCCCGGCTGGCTACCAGAGCCTTCAGCACAACAACCAAACAGATGAAGAACAAGGTGCCAGATAATCAGAAGATATTCCAG GCGGACAACGGCTTGCCAGTCCACATCAAGGGAGGGACCACTGATGTCCTTCTCTACCGTCTAACAATGACCATCACCCTCGCAG GCACTGGATACTCCTTATTCTGGATTCTATGTGCCTGTCAGCCTAAGGGCAAATGA
- the rnaset2l gene encoding ribonuclease T2-like, whose product MLSPVLLMVALLTVLTVTMESDHWITDQQEKFCTWQCLKFTLQWPGSFCLGLKNSSQCRIPPNIQTWTIHGLWPLKAHTCCLCWPIFHSDLKELDPELSQLWPSLLKTQSSFLFWKDEWIKHGSCAACVEGMNSPLRYFQICLKLRGRFDIDRALEDAGIKPSCNQSYPYDKVNHALAPVIGDDPNAQIQCINDEKEREVLVQVKIPLSQNLTLGCHHKEDQGAEPEPTQLWHTFPGHPCPQDSPVFYFPINHDRPHQPCD is encoded by the exons ATGCTTTCACCAGTGCTGCTCATGGTGGCCTTGCTGACTGTCCTTACCGTCACCATGGAGTCTGACCACTGGATAACAGACCAGCAGGAAAA GTTCTGTACATGGCAGTGTTTGAAGTTTACTCTGCAGTGGCCTGGGAGCTTCTGTTTG GGTCTAAAGAATTCATCACAATGCAGAATACCTCCAAACATCCAGACCTGGACTATCCATGGCCTGTG GCCTTTGAAAGCTCATACATGTTGTCTCTGCTGGCCAATATTCCACTCTGACCTCAAG GAACTGGACCCTGAACTCTCTCAACTTTGGCCATCCCTACTCAAGACCCAATCCAGTTTTCTCTTCTG GAAAGATGAATGGATCAAACATGGCTCTTGTGCTGCTTGTGTGGAGGGCATGAACTCTCCCTTGCGTTACTTCCAGATATGTCTGAAACTACGCGGGCGCTTCGATATTGACCG AGCCTTGGAGGACGCAGGCATAAAGCCCTCCTGTAACCAGTCTTATCCA TACGATAAAGTCAACCATGCTCTGGCCCCAGTCATTGGAGATGACCCCAACGCCCAGATTCAGTGTATAAATGATGAAAAG GAACGAGAAGTATTGGTCCAGGTGAAGATCCCGCTGTCTCAAAACCTCACACTTGGATGTCATCACAAAGAGGACCAGGGAGCTGAACCAGAACCTACCCAGCTCTGGCACACCTTTCCTGGGCACCCCTGTCCACAAGACTCCCCTGTCTTCTACTTCCCTATAAACCACGACCGCCCACACCAGCCATGTGACTAG
- the chp2 gene encoding calcineurin B homologous protein 2 isoform X1: MGSTNSTLSKIPNVEELMQETGFTPAHIVRLYDRFEALDKEKTGHLRPQDFGAINRLAMNPIGDRIIGAFFSPGQETVDFHSFVRILAHFRPADEKRPKDPSMPEPVNSRTSKLKFAFQLYDQDKDGKISRAELLQVLRSMLEMQVTEEQLESIADRTIQEADLDKDDAISFEEFRKSLEKVNIDHKMSIRFLR, translated from the exons ATGGGCTCGACAAACTCCACCCTGTCAAAAATTCCAAACGTCGAAGAATTAATGCAAGAAACGGGTT TCACCCCTGCACACATTGTTCGACTTTATGACCGTTTCGAAGCATTGGACAAGGAGAAGACAGGCCATCTCCG CCCACAGGATTTTGGAGCCATTAATAGGTTGGCGATGAACCCCATCGGGGATCGGATCATTGGGGCTTTCTTCTCTCCAGG ACAGGAAACGGTGGACTTCCACTCCTTTGTGAGGATCCTGGCCCACTTCCGGCCTGCGGACGAAAAACGTCCCAAAGATCCCAGTATGCCTGAACCTGTCAACAGTAGGACCAGTAAACTCAAGT TTGCTTTCCAACTATATGACCAGGACAAGGATGGCAAAATCTCCAGAGCAGAGCTTCTACAG GTGCTGCGGTCCATGCTGGAGATGCAGGTGACGGAGGAGCAGCTAGAGAGCATTGCCGACCGCACCATCCAGGAGGCTGACCTGGACAAGGATGATGCCATCTCCTTTGAGGAGTTCCGCAAG TCCCTGGAGAAGGTAAACATCGACCACAAGATGAGCATTCGCTTCCTGCGCTAG
- the chp2 gene encoding calcineurin B homologous protein 2 isoform X2, which translates to MVTPAHIVRLYDRFEALDKEKTGHLRPQDFGAINRLAMNPIGDRIIGAFFSPGQETVDFHSFVRILAHFRPADEKRPKDPSMPEPVNSRTSKLKFAFQLYDQDKDGKISRAELLQVLRSMLEMQVTEEQLESIADRTIQEADLDKDDAISFEEFRKSLEKVNIDHKMSIRFLR; encoded by the exons ATGG TCACCCCTGCACACATTGTTCGACTTTATGACCGTTTCGAAGCATTGGACAAGGAGAAGACAGGCCATCTCCG CCCACAGGATTTTGGAGCCATTAATAGGTTGGCGATGAACCCCATCGGGGATCGGATCATTGGGGCTTTCTTCTCTCCAGG ACAGGAAACGGTGGACTTCCACTCCTTTGTGAGGATCCTGGCCCACTTCCGGCCTGCGGACGAAAAACGTCCCAAAGATCCCAGTATGCCTGAACCTGTCAACAGTAGGACCAGTAAACTCAAGT TTGCTTTCCAACTATATGACCAGGACAAGGATGGCAAAATCTCCAGAGCAGAGCTTCTACAG GTGCTGCGGTCCATGCTGGAGATGCAGGTGACGGAGGAGCAGCTAGAGAGCATTGCCGACCGCACCATCCAGGAGGCTGACCTGGACAAGGATGATGCCATCTCCTTTGAGGAGTTCCGCAAG TCCCTGGAGAAGGTAAACATCGACCACAAGATGAGCATTCGCTTCCTGCGCTAG